TCAGGCGAACGCTCAAGTAGTGCAAGGTCAAAATGGGCAACAGCATCTCTATCAATTAGGCAAAACGCCAGACACAGTTGTAAAGCTTGATCCCCTTACCGGGCAAACGCGTCGTTTTTATATTCCCTGGTCACAGCACCAGGCAGTAAAGCCAGGCACCGCCGTATTTGCCAGCCAAAATTATTTTTATATAGATGCCCATGAAACTTTGTGGCAAACGACTCCAAATGGTATCTTACGCTTCGATTTGCGGCAACAACAATTGGTAGCTTACTACCGTTTTTCTTTGCCTGGTGTGATCAAAAACACAGGTTTGTTTGTAGATCGTTCGGGGTTGGTTTGGATCAAGACGATTGGTGATGGAGTGTATGTGTTTAACCCAAACGTGGGGCGTATCCAAAACTTTTCGCCTGATAAAAATGACCCTCATAGCCTGGGATTCAAAGGAGTAAGAAGCATTTATGAAGATAGGCAAAGGCGACTTTGGGTAGGGGGATACACTGGCTTGGATGTGTTTGAACGAGGCAGCCCAAAAGCACGGCACTTTGTCAAACCAACTAAAATATTTCACGGGCTCAATGTAGAGGCTATCTTTGAAGATGTACGGGGGCAATTGTGGTTGGGGGTATATTTAGAGGGTTTATTCAAGCCAAACTATCAAACGGGTCAACTTGCCCCCCTGGTTTTCAAAGATACAGTCATTCAAAAACACAGTATTCTCGATATGGCAAGTGGAACCGATGGCCATACCTTATGGCTTGCTACTACGCATGGGTTACAAAAGTTAAATACCCGTACCCGTAATTGTACTTTTTACCGGCATCAACCTGACCAACCAAAAAGTGTTCCCCCAGGACTTCTTTTTGTGATCTACCGCGATAGGGCGGGTACTATGTGGGTAGGTTCAGAGCAAGGTGGTTTTGCCCGTTTCGACACCACTACTCAAACATTTACCCGGTTTACCCATCAACCTGGCAAAGCCAACAGCTTAAGTCATAACAATGTCCACGCGTTTTACGAAGACAAGGCGGGTAACTTTTGGATCGCTACCGGAGGCGGAGGGCTCAACCTTTTTGACCGCGAAAAACTTACCTTTAAACATTATACCCAAAAGGACGGGTTGCCCAATAATGTAGTCAATGGTATTTTAGAAGATGAAGAAGGCAACCTATGGTTGAGCACCAATCAGGGCATTGCTAAGTTTGACCCCCAAGCCGAGACTTTTGTCAATTTTGACCAACGCGATGGTTTGCAAGCCAATGAGTTTAACCGCCATGCGTATTTTAAAAACAAAGATGGCAGGATGTTTTTTGGGGGAGTGAATGGAGTCAGTGCTTTTTACCCACAAGATTTGAAAAAGAACGAGTTTGTACCTCCCATAGTGATTACCAAATTTAAAAAGTTGAATCAGGAAATTTCGCTTTACCAGGTAATAAATGAGGAGCAAGAGTTAGAACTATCTCATAAAGATGCCATTATCTCTTTTGAATTTGCTGCGTTAAACTTTTACCAAAGTGATAAAAACCAATACGCCTACAAACTAGAGGGCTTGCACAAAGAATGGGTACAACTGGGTACCCATCGAGACATTACTTTTGCCAACCTGGCTCCTGGTAGTTATACCCTGCGAGTAAAAGCCGCTAACAACGATGGAGTTTGGAATGAGCAAGGGCTTACGCTCAAAATAAGGGTAACCCCGCCCTGGTGGGCTACTACCTGGTTTCGGTTAGGGGCGGCGTTGCTCGTGTTGTTGATCATAGTAACGGGCTATAGTTGGCGGTTGCAACAAGCCAAACGAATAAGACTGCAACTGGAGAAACTGGTAGATGAGCGTACCAGGGAGTTAAAAAAACTGAACCAGACCAAAGACCGCTTTTTTGGGATCATAGCCCATGACTTAAGAGGCCCTTTGGGCTCGTTTCAACAAGCCAATTATTTGCTCAGACACCACATAGCAAAGCAAAACCTGGAAAAGGTGCAAACCGTGAGTGAGCAAATTGATACCACCGCCAAAAAACTCAACCGACTGCTCAACAATTTACTGGATTGGGCAATGGTACAGCAAAAAAATGTGACCTATCAACCAGAGCAACTGAGGTTGCAATCGCTGGTGCAAGACTGCCTGACGGTGTATCAGGGCAGCATTGATTTACACCACATACAAATAGAGAATAAGGTGCCTCAAGGACAAGTTTTATGGGCAGATCCTTATTCGGTCACCAGTTTGATTCAAAACCTCTTGGGCAATGCCATTAAGTTTACCCCTGACGGAGGCAATATTGAAGTTACTGCTCAATATAGAGACGATGAACTGGTGCTTGCCATCAAAGATTCGGGAGTAGGCATGGATGCTGCTACCCTGAAGCAAATGTTTGAGCTAAGTGGTAAAAAAAGCAGGGAAGGACTCAGGGGCGAACAAGGCGTGGGATTGGGGCTTACCTTGTGTCAGGAGTTTGCCCGCCTCAACAATGCCACCCTCACCGCAGATAGCCAACCAAACAAGGGTACTACTTTTTATGTAATTTTTCGGGAACAGAAAACACCAATCAATCAACAAAATGCTTCGACATTATTTGAAGGTTAATCAAATAATTTTTTGACTATAATGAAGTATGGCTTGATCATCTGACTACTCTTTTATTTCCACAAAAAAACTCAAGGCACATAGCCCTGCCAGGAATAATGTAAATCTTAAAAGTTTCATATCTTGTAAATGCTGGTTTAAAACTCCTTATGCTGTTGTTGGGTTTTTGGAACTCTCTACTTGTTTTTGACAAAGCAAACAACAGCTGAAAGGAGGAAAGAAATTATACTATTTTTTGATAAACTGGTGCTGTAAGAGTCATTTAAAGAGGGCGAGGCAACTTTTTGAGGGATAAGCTGGACAAGGTTTGGGACAATGTCACCAAAAACAGGGATAAAAGTAGTGAATTAGTACTTTTTCCTACATGCTTGGCTAAAACCAAGGGGCATCTATTAATTTTGTATTATTAGTTGATGCCTTAGTTCAGAATTATTAAAAGAAGAAGGGGATGACCACCATGAAGAAATTATGTTTTCTATTGCTATATGCTTTGTTGCCTTTTGCCAGTCATGCCCAAAAATACACCGTTCCTTTTCACCAACTTTCTCCTAATGATGGCTTATCTCAGGGGTATGTAAAGACCATGTTTCAGGATAGTCGTGGCTTTATGTGGTTTGGTACCCGTGATGGGCTCAACCGCTATGATGGCTACGAGTTTAAGGTCTATAAAAAGGTTTTGGGAGATAGCTGCAGCCTGAATAGTAATGTCATACTTTCTTTGGCAGAAGACTCTGGCGGCAAACTTTGGATAGGAGCTGTAGGAGGATTGTATCGTTTCGACCCTTTGACAGAATGCTTTGAACATTTTCAGGATACTTTATCTAAAAAAGTGCCTCGTATTTTTAGTATTTATATTGATGCAAAAGGTTTACTTTGGTTGGGCACCCGACACTTGGGGCTTCAGGTTTTTAATCCTGCCACCCGGCATTTTACTTCTTTTGGGCTCCCTAAAAGCGAAATTCAACAAATTACTGAAAACGCTTCCCAACGTTATTTATGGCTTTTGACTGATAACCCAGCTCAAAGAGTAGAAATATTCGATAAGGAGCAACGAAAAATTGTTACGTCCCAGTACCCTTTAAAGTCGATGGGTCACTCGCCTGTTCAGGCGGCGCAAAGTCCAGATGGCAAACATTATGTGTACCAATTGGGCAAAGACCTAAGTCAGATAATACGTTTTAATCCTCTAACTGGCAAAACCCAAACTTTTCAAATACCGCCTGCTCCTTGTGGTGTTGCCCGTGATCAGCAGCTTGCCTTCAGGCGAATATATCATTTCTTTGTAGATAAACAGGGCTTTTTTTGGCAATTTACCCCTCAGGGTTTATTGTGTTTTGACCTGCAAAAACAACAACTGAAGGGGTGTTATAATTTTTCGCCAACTGCTACAGTCGAAAATCTAAACTTGTTGGTAGACCGTTCGGGGTTGGTATGGATCAGCACGGCTGGACAAGGCGTAGGAGTGTTTCACCCTAAGGCAGGCAGGGTTCAAAATTTTTCGCCCAAAAAAAATGCCCCCTATAGTTTAAGCTTCAAAGGGGTAAGGGTTATTCATGAGGATACACACAAGCGACTTTGGGTGGGCGGGTATACTGGCTTAGATGTTTTTGCCCCAAACGTTGCCGAAGTTCATCATTTTGCTGGTAATTTGCAGCAGTCTGATAAATTACTACATGGGCTCAATGCTGAGGCTATTTGTGAAGACGCTGATGGGCAGTTATGGGTAGCCGCTTTTGCCGAGGGATTGTTTAGGTTGGATTATGACCATGGTCGGCTTATGCGGGTAGTCCCTAAAGATACGGTGATGCGATTACATTATATTTTTGACATCATTACAGGAGTTGCCCCTCATACGCTGTGGCTGTCTACCAGCCGAGGGCTACAAAAATTAGATACTCGCACCCACTCTTACACTTTTTATAAACATGAGTCGGGCAACCCACGCAGCCTTCCTTTGGGCTTCCTGTTTGCTTTATACCGCGACCAAAAAGGCACTATGTGGGTAGGTTCAGAGCAAGGTGGTTTTGCCCGTTTCGACACCACTACTCAAACATTTACCCGGTTTACCCATCAACCTGGCAAAGCCAACAGCTTAAGTCATAACAATGTCCATGCGTTTTACGAAGACAAGGCGGGTAACTTTTGGATCGCTACCGGAGGCGGAGGGCTCAACCTTTTTGACCGCGAAAAACTTACCTTTAAACATTATACCCAAAAGGACGGGTTGCCCAATAATGTAGTCAATGGTATTTTAGAAGATGAAGAAGGCAACCTATGGTTGAGCACCAACCAGGGCATTGCTAAGTTTGACCCCCAAGCCGAGACTTTTATCAATTTTGACCAGCGCGATGGTTTGCAAGCCAATGAGTTTAACCGCCATGCGTATTTTAAAAACAAAGATGGCAGGATGTTTTTTGGGGGAGTGAATGGGGTCAGTGCTTTTTACCCACAAGATTTGAAAAAGAACGAGTTTGTACCCCCCATAGTGATTACCAAATTTAAAAAGTTGAATCAGGAAATTTCGCTTTGCCAGGTAATAAATGAGGAACAGGAGTTAGAGCTATCTCATAAAGATGCCATTATCTCTTTTGAATTTGCTGCGTTAAATTTTTACCAAAGTGATAAAAACCAATATGCCTACAAACTAGAGGGCTTGCACAAAGAATGGGTACAACTGGGTACTCACCGAGACATTACTTTTGCCAATCTGGCTCCTGGTAGTTATACCCTGCGAGTAAAAGCTGCCAACAACGATGGGGTTTGGAATGAGCAAGGGCTTACACTCAAAATAAGGGTAACCCCTCCCTGGTGGGCTACTACCTGGTTTCGGTTAGGGGCGGTTTTGCTTATCCTGTTAGTCATAGTAATGGGTTATAGTTGGCGGTTGCAGCAAGCCAAACGAACAAGACTGCAACTGGAGCAGTTGGTAGACGAACGTACCAGGGAGTTAAAAAAACTAAACCACACCAAAGATCGCTTTTTTGGCATTATAGCCCATGACCTAAGGGGACCACTGGCTTCGTTTCAGCAGGTCAACTATTTGCTCAATCATTATATCAAAAAACAAGACATGGAAAAGGTACAAACCGTAAGTGAGCAAATTGATACCACCGCCAAAAAACTTAACCGACTGCTCAACAATTTATTGGATTGGGCAATGGTGCAGCAAAATAGTGTAATTCCCCAACCAGAAGAACTCGACCTACACCAACAAGTACAAGATTGTATGGCAGTTTACCAGGGAAGCCTCGATTTACACCAAATACAAATAGAGAATAAGGTACCCGAAGGACAAGTTTTATGGGCAGATCCTCATTCGGTCACCAGTTTGATACAAAACCTCATTGGCAATGCCACCAAGTTTACCCCTGACGGAGGCAATATTGAAGTTACTGCTCAATATAGAGACGATGAACTGGTGCTTGCCATCAAAGATTCTGGAGTAGGCATGGATGCTGCTACCCTGAAGCAAATGTTTGAGCTAAGTGGTAAAAAAAGCAGGGAAGGGCTCAGGGGCGAACAAGGCGTGGGGCTGGGGCTTACGTTGTGTCAGGAGTTTGCCCGCCTCAACAATGCCACCCTCACCGCAGATAGCCAGCCAAACGAGGGCACTACTTTTTATGTGACTTTTCGGGAGCAGAAAACGCCAATCAATCAACAAAATGCTTCGACATTGTTGGAAGGTTAATCAAATATTTTTTTTGACTATAGCGACCACTATTTAGGAATATACTCATTGCAGCAATAGTCCATAGTATTTAGTCGATAGTCCATAGCTGATTCGAGTAAATGTTCACTTTGTTAAATGCTGTAAATCAGTATTTTATATTAAGATTGTATACTCACTTTATTTTTAAAAGTGTTTCGGTTTTATGCCTAAACACCCAATTAAATAGTTTTTAAATTCA
Above is a genomic segment from Microscilla marina ATCC 23134 containing:
- a CDS encoding sensor histidine kinase; protein product: MKKLYFLLLYALLPLASYAQQYTIPIRQFTSNDGLSQGYVHNVFQDSRGFMWFGTREGLNRYDGYKFKVYHNILGDSCSLRSSVVFSLAEDSQGKLWVAAVGGLYRFDPHTECFEYFPDLQNQGTADFISIFIDAQHMVWLGVRHGGIKKFNPVTQHFTTFDTPPYNIYQICEDASRRYLWLVSEEAGHKLFVFDKKQQKIVASPMKATSQANAQVVQGQNGQQHLYQLGKTPDTVVKLDPLTGQTRRFYIPWSQHQAVKPGTAVFASQNYFYIDAHETLWQTTPNGILRFDLRQQQLVAYYRFSLPGVIKNTGLFVDRSGLVWIKTIGDGVYVFNPNVGRIQNFSPDKNDPHSLGFKGVRSIYEDRQRRLWVGGYTGLDVFERGSPKARHFVKPTKIFHGLNVEAIFEDVRGQLWLGVYLEGLFKPNYQTGQLAPLVFKDTVIQKHSILDMASGTDGHTLWLATTHGLQKLNTRTRNCTFYRHQPDQPKSVPPGLLFVIYRDRAGTMWVGSEQGGFARFDTTTQTFTRFTHQPGKANSLSHNNVHAFYEDKAGNFWIATGGGGLNLFDREKLTFKHYTQKDGLPNNVVNGILEDEEGNLWLSTNQGIAKFDPQAETFVNFDQRDGLQANEFNRHAYFKNKDGRMFFGGVNGVSAFYPQDLKKNEFVPPIVITKFKKLNQEISLYQVINEEQELELSHKDAIISFEFAALNFYQSDKNQYAYKLEGLHKEWVQLGTHRDITFANLAPGSYTLRVKAANNDGVWNEQGLTLKIRVTPPWWATTWFRLGAALLVLLIIVTGYSWRLQQAKRIRLQLEKLVDERTRELKKLNQTKDRFFGIIAHDLRGPLGSFQQANYLLRHHIAKQNLEKVQTVSEQIDTTAKKLNRLLNNLLDWAMVQQKNVTYQPEQLRLQSLVQDCLTVYQGSIDLHHIQIENKVPQGQVLWADPYSVTSLIQNLLGNAIKFTPDGGNIEVTAQYRDDELVLAIKDSGVGMDAATLKQMFELSGKKSREGLRGEQGVGLGLTLCQEFARLNNATLTADSQPNKGTTFYVIFREQKTPINQQNASTLFEG
- a CDS encoding sensor histidine kinase, which encodes MKKLCFLLLYALLPFASHAQKYTVPFHQLSPNDGLSQGYVKTMFQDSRGFMWFGTRDGLNRYDGYEFKVYKKVLGDSCSLNSNVILSLAEDSGGKLWIGAVGGLYRFDPLTECFEHFQDTLSKKVPRIFSIYIDAKGLLWLGTRHLGLQVFNPATRHFTSFGLPKSEIQQITENASQRYLWLLTDNPAQRVEIFDKEQRKIVTSQYPLKSMGHSPVQAAQSPDGKHYVYQLGKDLSQIIRFNPLTGKTQTFQIPPAPCGVARDQQLAFRRIYHFFVDKQGFFWQFTPQGLLCFDLQKQQLKGCYNFSPTATVENLNLLVDRSGLVWISTAGQGVGVFHPKAGRVQNFSPKKNAPYSLSFKGVRVIHEDTHKRLWVGGYTGLDVFAPNVAEVHHFAGNLQQSDKLLHGLNAEAICEDADGQLWVAAFAEGLFRLDYDHGRLMRVVPKDTVMRLHYIFDIITGVAPHTLWLSTSRGLQKLDTRTHSYTFYKHESGNPRSLPLGFLFALYRDQKGTMWVGSEQGGFARFDTTTQTFTRFTHQPGKANSLSHNNVHAFYEDKAGNFWIATGGGGLNLFDREKLTFKHYTQKDGLPNNVVNGILEDEEGNLWLSTNQGIAKFDPQAETFINFDQRDGLQANEFNRHAYFKNKDGRMFFGGVNGVSAFYPQDLKKNEFVPPIVITKFKKLNQEISLCQVINEEQELELSHKDAIISFEFAALNFYQSDKNQYAYKLEGLHKEWVQLGTHRDITFANLAPGSYTLRVKAANNDGVWNEQGLTLKIRVTPPWWATTWFRLGAVLLILLVIVMGYSWRLQQAKRTRLQLEQLVDERTRELKKLNHTKDRFFGIIAHDLRGPLASFQQVNYLLNHYIKKQDMEKVQTVSEQIDTTAKKLNRLLNNLLDWAMVQQNSVIPQPEELDLHQQVQDCMAVYQGSLDLHQIQIENKVPEGQVLWADPHSVTSLIQNLIGNATKFTPDGGNIEVTAQYRDDELVLAIKDSGVGMDAATLKQMFELSGKKSREGLRGEQGVGLGLTLCQEFARLNNATLTADSQPNEGTTFYVTFREQKTPINQQNASTLLEG